From the Anolis sagrei isolate rAnoSag1 chromosome 12, rAnoSag1.mat, whole genome shotgun sequence genome, one window contains:
- the ARHGAP30 gene encoding rho GTPase-activating protein 30, which produces MSLAMKARQKVKRKAAAKDRVFGCDLVEHLQSSGHDVPQVLKSCTEFVEHHGIVDGIYRLSGVSSNIQKLRLEFDTERTPDLNKDVYLQDIHCVSSLCKAYFRELPNPLLTYQLYDKFAEAVAIQLEEGRLEKIKEVLKELPPPHYRTLEFLMKHLVRMASFSPQTNMHVRNLAIVWAPNLLRSKDIETSGFNGTAAFMEVRIQSIVVEFILTHVEQIFGDAPLRGGTRESLRKSLLLMGSPLPLADEKCCFSYNVPTMLNQGDGPPQMRPYHTIIELSDSKRKGSLKGKKWKSIFNLGRYSQDAKRKFIKTEDKDYKSGKLRLRPAKSMDSLSSVPCAGDDEADLGRKTSQKKLLTLGRESFDGPASLDISFLSSGECPEKAKVEAAVVSKSEEEGESATAKSEPTTPKTGRSGALGSSNGSPRQGRSPKSGRNRAEKCLGVHISGPLSVTVPFHITSNLTLSRLTRGLECPALSHCATPEEEKEGSSKDTQDTMTIAAAAAEDRLATEAKTSDSDENRMSMEVQDSFSFLDTQEAWLEEPQKSPFGGPVEDDVGTGIMNQIIGGGMQLDLFSSLPPLNYLSIEECMNEHSEEEDDQYYLAMACPDGKEADPEEVYLSAFDDLSPLANEAKQSDERREEEDRSTDITGGSPLVDSTDPHFFGRKARSHDLPDYCQHPDRTGKEPAVLPTCCLESTNPTAKESAVSPTCLPESTDRIRKESAIFSMSCPESTNPTGKESAVFSKCHPESTNLTRKESAVFSTCRPESTNLTRKESAVFSKCHLELTDPTGTESAVFSKCHPELTNPTGKESAVFSKCHPELTNPTGKESAVSSTCRPESTNLTRKESAVSPTCLPESTNPTGKESAVFSKCHPELTNPTGKESAVFSKCHPESTNPTGKESAVFSKCHPELTNPTGKESAVFSMCGPESTNLTRKESAVLSTCRPESTDPTRKGTDVFSMCHPELTNLTGKESAVLSTCRPESTDPTRKESSVFSMCRPELTDPTGKESSVFSTSFPESNNPTRKESAVFSMCHTESTDRIGKEPAVSPNPNCHFHESTKLEKESLVLEARNRDDLQVETTEQALRECLPKPTGLETASPSLEGPQNEQKMDLTKSSECYIQLSHDDTALLWIEDLDPSLVEHLTTFDGHLSTSLGQSSEDYSSVPDDVCLHGGSIEPDVVSLEDLLPKTHHEAPKAFRSKLSDGSVHMRLTSSTVRVQQVKSFPVIPPKPHFARIPPSMPKNPAENGSVRPASFDARYTAEKDINNMEEESFGFVPDSFKLPATSVRFQKQRNSMPGTLEKYIGGEAEIWKGNNTECPLEKHNLSANVYSGEDLHPMKSFMAECLEHYGDQRRTSEPSQNPIEGQWRADGTMDPSQNPIEGQRRADGTTDPSQNPIEGQRRADGATDPSRNPIEGQQRADGATAPSRNPIEGQRSTDGATDPSRNPREGQRRADGTTVPSQNPIEGQQRADGTTDPSPKFIEGLSSVMKHHGTTDPSRNPIECQQRADRTTDPSPKPIEGLSSALKHHGTTDPSPNPIEGRGRAEASPQRRAQWRNNGGSTSFDEAVALAKERQGGQAAMRRMKTYGGGEDGVEKKAVTTTLQRKPALKLSRPQSCVGPSDVHLGVKLASPDGQVAFDPEVGRSSAKGRRLSLSEEAL; this is translated from the exons TCCCACAGGTCCTGAAGAGCTGCACGGAGTTTGTGGAGCATCACGGCATCGTGGACGGGATCTACCGGCTCTCGGGGGTCTCCTCCAACATCCAGAAGCTCAG GCTGGAGTTCGACACAGAGCGGACACCTGACCTCAACAAGGATGTCTACCTGCAGGACATCCACTGTGTCAGCTCCCTCTGCAAGGCCTACTTCCGGGAGTTGCCCAACCCGCTCCTCACTTACCAGCTCTATGACAAATTTGCG GAAGcagtggccatccagttggaagaGGGGCGGCTGGAGAAGATCAAAGAGGTGTTGAAGGAGCTCCCTCCTCCTCATTACAG GACCTTGGAGTTCCTGATGAAGCACCTGGTCCGCATGGCCTCCTTCAGCCCCCAGACCAACATGCATGTCCGGAACTTGGCCATTGTCTGGGCTCCCAACCTCCTCAG gtcaaaggacattgagacATCCGGTTTCAATGGCACGGCAGCCTTCATGGAGGTCCGCATCCAGTCCATCGTGGTGGAGTTCATCCTCACTCATGTTGAGCAGATCTTCGGAGATGCTCCTCTCCGTG GGGGCACTCGTGAGTCTCTCAGGAAGTCCCTCCTCCTCATGGGGTCGCCACTTCCTCTCGCGGATGAGAAATGCTGCTTCTCGTACAATGTCCCCACCATGTTGAACCAAGGCGACGGCCCACCACAGATGCGCCCATACCACACCATCATTGAGCTCAGCGACAGCAA AAGGAAAGGCTCCCTCAAAGGGAAGAAATGGAAGTCCATCTTCAACCTCGGCCGCTACAGCCAAGACGCCAAGCGGAAATTCATTAAAACGGAGGACAAAG ATTATAAATCCGGAAAGCTACGCCTACGGCCGGCAAAGAGCATGGACTCGCTCAGCTCGGTTCCGTGCGCTGGAGATG ACGAGGCTGACCTCGGGAGGAAAACGTCACAGAAGAAGCTGCTGACCCTCGGACGAGAGAGCTTCGACGGCCCGGCCTCCCTCGATATCAGCTTCTTGTCATCCGGCGAGTGTCCTGAGAAGGCCAAAGTGGAGGCAGCAGTGGTCAGCAAGTCTGAGGAGGAGGGTGAATCGGCCACGGCCAAGTCGGAGCCTACCACACCCAAAACTGGCCGGTCCGGCGCGTTGGGTAGTTCAAACGGCAGTCCCCGCCAAGGTCGGTCACCCAAGAGCGGGCGCAACCGGGCCGAGAAGTGCCTGGGCGTCCACATCTCCGGCCCGCTCTCAGTCACTGTGCCCTTCCACATCACCTCCAACCTGACTTTGTCCCGACTGACCCGAGGCTTGGAGTGTCCGGCCTTGAGCCACTGCGCCACcccagaggaggagaaggaagggtcGTCTAAGGACACCCAGGACACAATGACCATTGCAGCGGCCGCCGCCGAGGACAGGCTTGCAA CCGAGGCCAAAACGAGCGACTCGGACGAGAACCGGATGTCGATGGAAGTGCAGGACTCCTTCTCGTTCTTGGACACCCAAGAGGCCTGGCTGGAAGAGCCCCAAAAGAGCCCATTTGGGGGACCCGTGGAGGATGACGTGGGGACTGGGATCATGAACCAGATCATCGGAGGCGGCATGCAG tTGGATTTGTTCTCTTCTCTTCCGCCGCTGAACTACCTGTCCATCGAGGAGTGCATGAACGAGCAttcggaggaggaggacgaccAATATTACCTGGCCATGGCCTGCCCCGACGGCAAGGAAGCCGATCCCGAGGAGGTCTACCTGAGTGCTTTCGATGACctcagccctttggccaacgaaGCCAAGCAGTCGgatgagagaagagaagaggaggaccGATCCACCGATATCACTGGAGGTTCACCTCTAGTAGACTCAACTGATCCCCATTTCTTTGGAAGGAAGGCTCGTTCTCACGACTTGCCTGACTATTGCCAACATCCTGATCGGACTGGGAAAGAGCCAGCTGTTTTGCCGACGTGTTGTCTGGAATCGACCAACCCAACCGCGAAAGAGTCAGCTGTTTCACCAACGTGTCTTCCAGAATCAACCGATCGGATCCGGAAAGAGTCAGCCATTTTCTCAATGTCTTGTCCGGAATCGACCAATCCGACCGGGAAAGAGTCAGCTGTTTTCTCGAAGTGTCATCCGGAATCGACCAATCTGACCAGGAAAGAGTCAGCTGTTTTCTCGACGTGTCGTCCAGAATCGACCAATCTGACCAGGAAAGAGTCAGCTGTTTTCTCGAAGTGTCATCTGGAATTGACCGATCCGACCGGGACAGAGTCAGCTGTTTTCTCAAAGTGTCATCCAGAATTGACCAATCCAACCGGGAAAGAGTCAGCTGTTTTCTCAAAGTGTCATCCGGAATTGACCAATCCAACTGGGAAAGAGTCAGCTGTTTCCTCGACGTGTCGTCCAGAATCGACCAATCTGACCAGGAAAGAGTCGGCTGTTTCACCAACGTGTCTTCCAGAATCAACCAATCCAACCGGGAAAGAGTCAGCTGTTTTCTCAAAGTGTCATCCGGAATTGACCAATCCAACCGGGAAAGAGTCAGCTGTTTTCTCAAAGTGTCATCCGGAATCGACCAATCCAACCGGGAAAGAGTCAGCTGTTTTCTCAAAGTGTCATCCGGAATTGACCAATCCAACCGGGAAAGAGTCAGCTGTTTTCTCAATGTGTGGTCCAGAATCGACCAATCTGACCAGGAAAGAGTCAGCTGTTCTCTCGACGTGTCGTCCAGAATCAACTGATCCGACCAGGAAAGGGACAGATGTTTTCTCAATGTGTCATCCGGAATTGACCAATCTGACTGGGAAAGAGTCAGCTGTTCTCTCGACGTGTCGTCCAGAATCAACCGATCCGACCAGGAAAGAGTCTTCTGTTTTCTCAATGTGTCGTCCGGAATTGACCGATCCAACCGGGAAAGAGTCATCTGTTTTCTCAACGAGTTTTCCAGAATCGAATAATCCGACCAGGAAAGAGTCAGCCGTTTTCTCAATGTGTCATACAGAATCGACCGATCGGATCGGGAAAGAGCCAGCGGTCTCTCCAAACCCGAATTGTCATTTCCACGAATCAACAAAGCTTGAGAAAGAAAGTTTGGTCTTGGAAGCAAGAAACAGAGACGACTTGCAGGTGGAGACAACTGAGCAAGCCTTGAGGGAATGTCTCCCAAAACCTACAGGTTTGGAGACAGCTTCTCCGAGCCTTGAAGGACCTCAAAACGAGCAGAAGATGGACCTCACTAAAAGTTCTGAGTGCTATATACAGCTCTCACATGATGACACGGCTCTGCTGTGGATTGAAGACTTGGACCCTTCTCTTGTGGAACATCTCACCACATTTGATGGTCACCTGTCCACTTCGTTGGGCCAAAGTTCTGAAGATTATTCTTCAGTTCCGGATGATGTTTGTTTACATGGTGGTTCCATAGAACCTGATGTCGTATCACTTGAGGATCTTCTCCCAAAGACTCATCATGAAGCTCCAAAGGCCTTCAGGTCCAAGCTTTCCGACGGGAGCGTCCACATGAGGCTGACCTCCAGCACCGTCCGCGTCCAGCAAGTCAAGTCCTTCCCCGTCATCCCGCCAAAGCCCCACTTTGCGAGGATCCCGCCGTCAATGCCAAAAAACCCCGCCGAAAACGGGTCCGTTCGCCCCGCCAGTTTCGATGCTCGTTATACCGCGGAGAAGGACATCAACAACATGGAGGAGGAATCGTTCGGTTTCGTTCCAGACTCGTTCAAGCTGCCTGCAACTTCGGTTCGGTTCCAGAAGCAAAGGAACTCGATGCCGGGGACTTTGGAGAAATATATCGGTGGCGAGGCAGAGATCTGGAAAGGAAACAACACAGAATGTCCGCTAGAAAAACACAACCTTTCGGCTAATGTTTACAGCGGAGAGGACCTCCATCCAATGAAGTCCTTCATGGCCGAGTGTTTGGAGCATTATGGAGATCAAAGGAGGACAAGTGAACCTTCTCAAAACCCAATAGAAGGTCAATGGAGAGCTGATGGGACAATGGATCCTTCTCAAAACCCTATAGAAGGTCAACGGAGAGCTGATGGGACAACGGATCCTTCTCAAAACCCTATAGAAGGTCAACGGAGAGCTGATGGGGCAACGGATCCTTCTCGAAACCCTATAGAAGGTCAACAGAGAGCTGATGGGGCAACGGCTCCTTCTCGAAATCCCATAGAAGGTCAACGGAGCACTGATGGGGCAACGGATCCTTCTCGAAACCCTAGAGAAGGTCAACGGAGAGCTGATGGGACAACAGTTCCTTCTCAAAACCCCATAGAAGGTCAGCAGAGAGCTGATGGGACAACTGATCCATCTCCAAAATTTATAGAAGGTCTCAGCTCTGTAATGAAGCATCATGGGACAACAGATCCTTCTCGTAACCCTATAGAATGTCAACAGAGAGCTGATCGGACAACCGATCCATCTCCTAAGCCAATAGAAGGTCTCAGCTCTGCGTTGAAGCATCATGGAACAACGGATCCTTCTCCAAACCCTATAGAAGGTCGAGGAAGAGCTGAGGCCTCCCCCCAAAGGCGGGCGCAATGGCGCAACAATGGCGGCAGCACGTCCTTTGATGAAGCGGTCGCTCTGGCCAAAGAACGGCAAGGTGGCCAGGCCGCGATGCGGAGGATGAAGACCTACGGCGGT